Proteins encoded by one window of Cystobacter ferrugineus:
- a CDS encoding bifunctional metallophosphatase/5'-nucleotidase, whose protein sequence is MSAPPLSPSSLARPRVLLLGALVSGALFSLHAGCGGDSTPPESKQIHVQLLAFNDFHGNLEPPTGSNGTLPTAGEDGGTVNVNAGGAAHFAAHIEQLRAQNPNTVVVAAGDLIGASPLVSGIFHDEPTVAVLNQIGLDITSVGNHEFDDGRDELLRMQNGGCHPVDGCQSGESFSGAKFKYLSANVFTNTATRETLLPAYEIREFEGVKVAFIGMTLEGTPGIVNPTGIAGLSFQDEADTVNALVPGLKAQGVEAIVVLIHEGGYPAVKLYDDCQGVSGPILDIVSRLDPEVDFIHSGHTHEAYNCVIDGRRVTSASSFGRAISQVDLVLDTGTKDVVSVEARNHIVTRDAANPTVDTMVKDYVTRAAPLANRVIGQTPVDLKMPPRTTIPTGQSGESLLGNAIADAFLEATRDPDKGGAVIAVTNPGGVRADIPAGNITYGQAFTVQPFSNSVTTVTLTGAQIHEMLEQQFQGANTRILQVSAGFSYSWSVSAPMGKKVDPASIRLNGVPLDPAATYRVTETNYLAAGGDGFSVFTQGQELRTGPIDLDAFAAYLEAHNPLTPPTDKRITVLP, encoded by the coding sequence ATGTCCGCTCCTCCGCTCTCCCCTTCCTCGCTGGCGCGCCCCCGCGTCCTGCTGCTCGGAGCGCTCGTCTCGGGCGCCTTGTTCTCGCTGCACGCCGGTTGCGGAGGGGACTCCACGCCCCCCGAGTCCAAGCAGATCCACGTCCAGCTTCTGGCCTTCAACGACTTCCACGGCAACCTGGAGCCGCCCACCGGAAGCAACGGGACCCTCCCCACGGCCGGCGAGGACGGGGGCACCGTCAACGTGAACGCGGGCGGCGCGGCCCACTTCGCCGCCCATATCGAGCAGCTCCGGGCCCAGAACCCCAACACCGTGGTCGTGGCGGCGGGAGACCTCATCGGCGCCTCGCCGCTCGTCTCGGGCATCTTCCATGACGAGCCCACCGTCGCCGTGCTGAACCAGATCGGCCTGGACATCACCTCCGTGGGCAACCACGAGTTCGACGATGGCCGCGACGAGCTGCTGCGCATGCAGAACGGGGGCTGCCACCCCGTGGATGGGTGCCAGAGCGGCGAGTCCTTCTCCGGCGCGAAGTTCAAGTACCTCTCGGCCAACGTGTTCACGAACACGGCCACCCGGGAGACGCTGCTTCCCGCCTACGAGATTCGCGAGTTCGAGGGCGTGAAGGTGGCCTTCATCGGCATGACGCTCGAGGGCACGCCGGGAATCGTCAACCCGACCGGCATCGCCGGGCTCTCCTTCCAGGACGAGGCCGACACGGTCAACGCGCTCGTGCCCGGGCTGAAGGCCCAGGGCGTCGAGGCCATCGTGGTGCTCATCCACGAGGGAGGCTATCCCGCCGTCAAGCTGTACGACGACTGCCAGGGCGTCTCCGGTCCCATCCTGGACATCGTCTCGCGGCTGGATCCCGAGGTGGACTTCATCCACTCCGGCCACACGCACGAGGCCTACAACTGCGTCATCGACGGCCGGCGCGTGACGAGCGCGTCCAGCTTCGGGCGCGCCATCTCCCAGGTGGACCTGGTGTTGGACACCGGAACCAAGGACGTGGTGTCGGTGGAAGCGCGCAACCACATCGTCACGCGGGACGCGGCGAACCCCACCGTGGACACGATGGTGAAGGACTACGTCACCCGCGCGGCCCCGCTGGCCAATCGCGTCATCGGCCAGACCCCCGTCGATCTCAAGATGCCCCCGCGCACCACGATCCCCACCGGTCAGTCGGGCGAGTCGCTGCTGGGCAACGCCATCGCGGACGCGTTTCTCGAGGCGACGCGCGATCCGGACAAGGGGGGCGCGGTCATCGCCGTCACCAACCCGGGAGGCGTGCGCGCGGACATCCCCGCCGGGAACATCACCTACGGGCAGGCCTTCACCGTGCAGCCCTTCTCCAACAGCGTGACCACGGTGACGCTCACCGGCGCGCAGATCCATGAGATGCTGGAGCAGCAATTCCAGGGCGCCAACACGCGCATCCTCCAGGTGTCGGCCGGTTTCTCCTACTCCTGGTCCGTGTCGGCACCGATGGGCAAGAAGGTGGACCCGGCGTCCATCCGGCTCAACGGTGTGCCCCTGGACCCGGCGGCCACCTACCGCGTCACGGAGACGAACTACCTGGCCGCGGGAGGAGATGGGTTCAGCGTCTTCACCCAGGGACAGGAGCTGCGCACGGGCCCCATCGATCTCGACGCCTTCGCGGCCTACCTCGAGGCCCACAACCCGCTGACCCCGCCGACGGACAAGCGCATCACCGTGCTTCCGTGA